Proteins from a genomic interval of Nocardia sp. BMG51109:
- a CDS encoding ESX secretion-associated protein EspG has translation MNRTWQVSDIELVAEWETLKEGSLPKPLTYMSRTPLLTDHLREKADALASVRQRLGEELRVLLATLADADIRIVVRGRDGRDPDNPAGSIRMLGSRKGSFACVVRQLPGETTRHSAGFTITECGVIELAATVVGALPAAPAGRQSDVVLVDEDDGMDRLARRSQVRWSLEDEDSAETRRSDWFRGAPANSAGTIEIVQGRSRFGPRGTVRYSLGWRDLVGDGRYLTTSGTPPVATAVDAERMTIMINRVIAEVVRSIKDEWA, from the coding sequence ATGAACCGTACCTGGCAGGTGTCCGATATCGAGTTGGTCGCCGAGTGGGAGACGTTGAAAGAGGGCAGCCTGCCGAAACCGCTGACCTACATGAGCAGAACACCGCTGCTCACCGATCACCTGCGGGAGAAGGCCGACGCGCTGGCGAGCGTGCGGCAGCGGCTCGGCGAGGAGCTGCGGGTGCTACTGGCGACGCTCGCCGATGCCGACATCCGGATCGTCGTCCGTGGCCGGGACGGCCGCGACCCGGACAACCCGGCGGGATCGATCCGGATGCTGGGGTCGAGGAAGGGGTCCTTCGCCTGTGTGGTGAGGCAACTGCCGGGGGAGACGACGCGGCACAGCGCCGGGTTCACGATCACCGAGTGCGGCGTGATCGAACTGGCGGCCACGGTGGTCGGCGCGCTACCCGCCGCCCCCGCCGGCAGGCAGAGCGACGTCGTGCTGGTCGACGAAGACGACGGTATGGACCGTCTCGCTCGGCGCTCCCAGGTCCGGTGGTCGCTCGAGGACGAGGACTCTGCGGAAACTCGTCGTTCGGACTGGTTTCGCGGCGCACCGGCGAACTCGGCCGGGACGATCGAGATCGTCCAGGGCCGGTCCCGGTTCGGTCCGCGCGGCACCGTCCGGTACTCGCTGGGCTGGCGCGATCTCGTCGGCGACGGCCGGTATCTGACCACGTCGGGCACGCCCCCGGTCGCGACGGCCGTGGATGCCGAGCGCATGACCATCATGATCAACCGGGTCATCGCCGAGGTCGTCCGGTCGATCAAGGACGAGTGGGCGTGA
- a CDS encoding ATP-binding protein translates to MYPSTPAFDARGVRPAPPYRRLTRRSGGRVVGGVAGGVADHLGVDVFKVRMVFVLLSALMGAGIVAYGMLWIFTPAGGDGPPPSGAERRQAVGLSLLGLALAVSMSWLFNGTAAQVVAPIIVVAIGAALVWREFDAEGPRSMLGLPARPTVLTWTRILAGATLIVVGLGVVVLARINLSSLGSALIAVAVTLVGVGLLTVPLWLRMMRALNAERAARIRNDEREEIASHLHDSVLQTLALIQRQAGDAQEVVRLARSQERELRKWLFEDTAPAQSSLAAALRTIAGEVEDQYGVKVTPVTVGDVSMDPGDTGFGLPREHFTAVLGATREALVNAAKHAGAPTTDLFAEVEPHQVSVFVRDRGTGFDPSAVPADRQGLAKSIRARIERRGGAVAIQSTPGRGTEVRITMPRNDSEGQDGVEVPARDSGDAGEPVDAGEREAETVEGFGSSEADAGVPADRPAPASGPNGRSGSRAGVETSPSGTDRERQHAHPGR, encoded by the coding sequence ATGTATCCGTCGACGCCCGCCTTCGATGCGCGCGGAGTTCGGCCCGCACCGCCCTATCGGCGGTTGACGCGGCGCTCCGGTGGGCGGGTCGTGGGTGGTGTCGCCGGGGGTGTCGCCGACCATCTCGGGGTCGACGTCTTCAAGGTGCGGATGGTGTTCGTCCTGCTGTCGGCGCTGATGGGGGCGGGCATCGTCGCCTACGGGATGCTGTGGATCTTCACCCCTGCCGGGGGCGACGGCCCGCCGCCGTCCGGGGCGGAGCGGCGGCAGGCGGTCGGGCTGAGCCTGCTCGGGCTGGCGCTGGCGGTGTCCATGTCGTGGCTGTTCAACGGCACCGCGGCGCAGGTGGTGGCGCCGATCATCGTGGTCGCGATCGGTGCGGCGCTGGTGTGGCGCGAATTCGACGCGGAGGGTCCGCGGTCGATGCTCGGGCTGCCCGCGCGGCCCACGGTGCTGACCTGGACGCGCATCCTGGCCGGCGCCACGCTGATCGTGGTCGGCCTGGGTGTCGTGGTACTGGCCCGGATCAACCTGAGCTCGCTGGGTTCGGCGCTGATCGCGGTCGCGGTGACGCTGGTCGGGGTCGGCCTGCTGACGGTGCCGCTGTGGCTGCGGATGATGCGCGCGCTGAACGCCGAGCGGGCCGCCCGCATCCGCAACGACGAACGCGAGGAGATCGCGTCGCACCTGCACGATTCGGTGTTGCAGACGCTGGCGCTGATCCAGCGGCAGGCCGGGGACGCGCAGGAGGTGGTGCGGCTGGCCCGCAGTCAGGAGCGGGAACTGCGCAAGTGGCTGTTCGAGGACACGGCGCCGGCGCAGTCCAGCCTGGCCGCCGCGCTGCGCACGATCGCCGGCGAGGTGGAGGACCAGTACGGGGTGAAGGTGACGCCGGTGACCGTCGGCGACGTGTCGATGGATCCCGGCGACACCGGATTCGGCCTGCCCCGGGAACATTTCACGGCCGTGCTCGGGGCCACCCGGGAGGCCCTGGTGAATGCGGCCAAGCACGCCGGCGCGCCTACGACCGACCTGTTCGCCGAGGTGGAGCCGCATCAGGTGAGCGTCTTCGTGCGCGACCGCGGCACCGGCTTCGACCCGTCCGCCGTCCCCGCCGACCGTCAGGGCCTGGCCAAATCCATCCGCGCCCGGATCGAACGCCGGGGCGGCGCCGTGGCGATCCAGTCCACCCCGGGCCGCGGCACCGAGGTTCGAATCACCATGCCCCGCAACGACTCCGAGGGTCAGGACGGTGTCGAGGTTCCGGCCCGGGATTCCGGAGATGCCGGTGAGCCGGTCGATGCCGGGGAGCGCGAGGCGGAGACGGTCGAGGGGTTCGGATCGAGCGAGGCCGATGCGGGTGTTCCTGCCGATCGGCCCGCGCCGGCGTCGGGCCCGAACGGCCGCTCCGGATCGCGGGCCGGTGTCGAGACCTCGCCGAGCGGCACCGACCGGGAACGCCAGCACGCACATCCGGGTCGGTAG
- a CDS encoding response regulator transcription factor, whose translation MRVFLVDDHAVFRSGVRAELSREADIEVVGEAGSVSEAIAGIKAAGPDVVLLDVHMPDGGGVAVLQGVEDHREGPVCLALSVSDAAEDVIAVIRAGARGYVTKTISGPELAEGIRRVAGGDAVFSPRLAGFVLDSFTGRSPVPEPPLDPELDSLTPRELEVLRLLARGYTYREIAETLFISVKTVETHASNVLRKTQQSNRNALTRWAHRRRID comes from the coding sequence ATCCGGGTCTTTCTGGTCGATGACCATGCGGTGTTCCGGTCCGGTGTGCGGGCCGAGTTGAGCCGTGAGGCCGATATCGAGGTGGTGGGTGAGGCGGGGTCGGTCTCCGAGGCCATCGCCGGTATCAAGGCGGCCGGACCGGACGTGGTGCTGCTGGACGTGCACATGCCGGACGGGGGCGGGGTGGCGGTGTTGCAGGGGGTCGAGGACCACCGGGAGGGCCCGGTATGCCTGGCGCTCAGCGTGTCCGACGCCGCCGAGGACGTGATCGCGGTGATCCGGGCCGGTGCGCGCGGGTACGTCACCAAGACCATCTCCGGACCCGAACTGGCCGAGGGCATCCGGCGTGTCGCCGGCGGCGACGCGGTGTTCAGCCCGCGCCTGGCGGGCTTCGTGCTGGACTCGTTCACCGGCCGCTCACCCGTTCCGGAGCCGCCGCTGGACCCCGAACTGGACTCGCTGACCCCGCGCGAACTCGAGGTGCTGCGGCTGCTGGCCCGTGGCTACACCTACCGCGAAATCGCCGAGACCCTGTTCATCTCGGTGAAGACCGTGGAGACCCACGCCTCCAACGTGTTGCGCAAGACCCAGCAGTCCAACCGCAATGCGCTCACCCGCTGGGCCCACCGCCGCCGCATCGACTGA
- a CDS encoding serine/threonine-protein kinase gives MTERARPIIGPDYLVAGRYRLQSKLGGGGMGAVWLAHDRLLNRDVAIKQVLTTAGLSEEEATEVRNQIIHEGRVAAKLSHEHAIAVYDVVLEAGEPWLVMEYLPSRSVAKALALVDTLSPVEVAQIGAQVADALSAAHAAGITHRDIKPGNILVADRGAEVGKVKLSDFGISRGTGDPHDELDDAITGTPAYLPPEVARGARPTEASDVFSLGATLYTAIEGQPPYGFDEDNDVIVTRAAMAQIIPPTRSGPLTPVLLHMMEPAPQRRPAMAEARDQILTAAFGPGTGPYILGAPVRTDDGTIPAWAARNSASGLRSPHSSPLPRPPRVGAQNAPAPQQKSAGLDLSNLGPNAAPLAIAIGLLIGLLILIVILVAVL, from the coding sequence GTGACCGAACGCGCCCGTCCCATCATCGGCCCCGACTACCTGGTCGCCGGCCGGTATCGCCTGCAATCGAAACTGGGGGGCGGCGGCATGGGCGCGGTGTGGCTGGCACACGACCGGCTGCTGAACCGCGACGTCGCCATCAAACAGGTGCTGACCACGGCCGGCCTCAGCGAGGAGGAGGCCACCGAGGTCCGCAACCAGATCATCCACGAGGGCCGCGTCGCCGCGAAGCTGTCGCACGAACATGCGATCGCCGTCTACGACGTGGTCCTCGAGGCCGGCGAGCCGTGGCTGGTGATGGAGTACCTGCCCTCGCGCAGCGTGGCGAAGGCGCTGGCACTGGTGGATACGCTGTCGCCGGTCGAGGTGGCGCAGATCGGCGCGCAGGTCGCCGACGCGCTGTCGGCCGCGCATGCCGCCGGGATCACCCACCGCGACATCAAGCCGGGCAACATCCTGGTCGCCGACCGCGGCGCCGAGGTGGGCAAGGTCAAGCTCAGCGACTTCGGCATCTCCCGCGGCACCGGCGATCCGCACGACGAGCTGGACGACGCGATCACCGGCACCCCCGCCTACCTGCCGCCGGAGGTGGCGCGCGGGGCCAGGCCGACCGAGGCCAGCGACGTATTCTCGCTCGGCGCAACGCTGTACACCGCGATCGAGGGCCAGCCGCCGTACGGTTTCGACGAGGACAACGACGTGATCGTCACGCGGGCCGCGATGGCGCAGATCATTCCGCCCACCCGCAGCGGGCCGCTCACCCCCGTGCTGCTGCACATGATGGAGCCCGCGCCGCAGCGGCGCCCGGCCATGGCCGAGGCGCGTGACCAGATCCTCACCGCGGCTTTCGGTCCCGGCACCGGGCCCTACATCCTCGGCGCCCCCGTCCGCACCGACGACGGCACCATCCCGGCGTGGGCCGCCCGCAACTCGGCCTCCGGCCTACGCAGCCCGCACTCCAGCCCGCTACCGCGCCCCCCGCGCGTCGGCGCGCAGAATGCCCCTGCGCCGCAACAGAAATCGGCGGGGCTCGACCTGTCGAACCTCGGCCCGAACGCCGCCCCGCTGGCGATCGCCATCGGCCTGCTCATCGGATTGCTGATCCTGATCGTGATCCTGGTCGCCGTGTTGTAG
- a CDS encoding VOC family protein encodes MDISICQSYLPHEDPEATLAFYRDTLGWEVRNNVGYQGMHWITVGPAGQPDVSVVLYPPAATPGLTDDERRAVTEMMAKGTFASINLATKDLDSTFERLQAGDAEVVQEPTDQPYGIRDCAFRDPAGNMIRIQELP; translated from the coding sequence ATGGACATCAGCATTTGCCAGAGCTATCTCCCGCACGAGGATCCGGAGGCCACCCTGGCCTTCTACCGCGACACCCTCGGCTGGGAGGTCCGCAACAACGTCGGATACCAAGGGATGCACTGGATCACCGTCGGCCCCGCCGGCCAGCCCGACGTCTCCGTCGTCCTCTACCCACCGGCCGCCACGCCGGGCCTCACCGACGACGAGCGCCGCGCCGTCACCGAGATGATGGCCAAGGGCACCTTCGCCAGCATCAACCTGGCCACCAAGGATCTCGACAGCACCTTCGAGAGGTTGCAGGCCGGGGACGCCGAGGTCGTCCAGGAACCGACCGACCAGCCCTACGGGATCCGCGACTGCGCCTTCCGCGATCCCGCCGGCAATATGATCCGCATCCAAGAGCTGCCCTGA
- a CDS encoding helix-turn-helix transcriptional regulator gives MTSRPAAAQHLRDLARLRRVRDRIDREYAQPLDVEALARAEHMSAGHLSRQFRLAYGESPYAYLMTRRIERAMALLRRGDLSVTEVCFAVGCSSLGTFSTRFTELVGVPPSVYRNQAADATEGMPACVAKQVTRPIRNREAQVTGPQLS, from the coding sequence GTGACCAGCAGACCCGCCGCGGCGCAGCACCTGCGCGACCTGGCCCGGCTGCGCCGGGTCCGCGATCGGATCGACCGGGAGTACGCGCAGCCGCTGGACGTCGAGGCGCTGGCCCGCGCCGAGCACATGTCGGCCGGGCACCTCAGCCGCCAGTTCCGGCTCGCCTACGGCGAATCGCCGTACGCCTACCTGATGACGCGCCGCATCGAGCGCGCGATGGCGCTGCTGCGCCGCGGCGATCTCAGCGTCACCGAGGTCTGCTTCGCCGTCGGCTGCTCGTCGCTGGGCACCTTCAGCACCCGGTTCACCGAACTGGTCGGCGTACCGCCCAGCGTCTACCGCAACCAGGCCGCGGATGCGACCGAGGGGATGCCGGCGTGCGTGGCGAAACAGGTGACCAGACCGATCAGGAATCGAGAAGCGCAGGTCACCGGGCCGCAATTATCGTGA
- a CDS encoding excinuclease ABC subunit UvrA, producing MSTAPKTEREKTETDSPHVADSHDLIRVYGARENNLKDVSVELPKRRLTVFTGVSGSGKSSLVFNTIAAESQRLINETYSAFVQGFMPTQARPEVDVLDGLTTAIIVDQQRMGADPRSTVGTATDANAMLRILFSRLGRPHIGSPQAFSFNVASISGAGAVTMERGGTTVKERRTFSVTGGMCPRCEGKGSVNDIDLTQLYDDGKSLNEGALTIPGYSMDGWYGRIFTGCGFFDPDQPIRKFTKKQLADLLYKEPTKIKIDGINLTYEGLIPKIRKSMLSKDVEALQPHIRAFVERAVTFQICPECDGTRLSEQARSSKIKGRDIAELCTMQISDLAEWVTDLDEPSMAPLLGSLRHTLDSFVEIGLGYLSLDRPAGTLSGGEAQRVKMIRHLGSSLTDVTYVFDEPTAGLHPHDIQRMNSLLLRLRDKGNTVLVVEHKPETIAIADHVVDLGPGAGTNGGTVCFEGTVEGLRTGDTVTGRHFDDRAALKQEVRRPTGALEIRGATAHNLRDVDVDVPLGVLCVVTGVAGSGKSSLIHGSIPAPEGVVSVDQAPIRGSRRSNPATYTGLLEPIRKAFAKATGAKPALFSANSEGACPTCNGAGVIYTDLGIMTGMETTCEECEGKRFQASVLEYRFGGRDISEVLAMSVAEAEEFFGAGEARTPAAHKILERLADVGLGYLKIGQPLTTLSGGERQRLKLATHMADKGGVYVLDEPTTGLHLADVEQLLGLLDRLVDSGKSVIVIEHHQAVMAHADWIIDLGPGAGHDGGRIVFEGTPADLVAARSTLTAEHLADYVGAPARAS from the coding sequence ATGAGCACGGCCCCGAAGACGGAGAGGGAGAAGACGGAGACGGATTCGCCGCACGTCGCCGACAGCCACGACCTGATCCGCGTGTACGGCGCACGGGAGAACAACCTGAAGGACGTCAGCGTCGAGCTCCCGAAGCGCCGGCTGACGGTGTTCACCGGCGTATCCGGTTCGGGCAAGAGCTCGCTGGTGTTCAACACGATCGCCGCGGAGTCGCAGCGGCTGATCAACGAGACCTACAGCGCCTTCGTGCAGGGCTTCATGCCGACCCAGGCCCGGCCGGAGGTCGACGTCCTCGACGGGCTGACCACCGCGATCATCGTCGACCAGCAGCGGATGGGCGCCGATCCCCGCTCCACGGTCGGCACCGCCACCGATGCCAACGCGATGCTGCGCATCCTGTTCAGCCGGCTCGGCCGGCCGCATATCGGCTCGCCGCAGGCGTTCTCGTTCAACGTCGCCTCGATCAGCGGGGCGGGCGCGGTCACCATGGAGCGCGGCGGGACGACCGTGAAGGAACGCCGCACCTTCAGCGTCACCGGCGGCATGTGCCCGCGCTGCGAGGGCAAGGGCTCGGTCAACGACATCGACCTGACCCAGCTCTACGACGACGGCAAGTCGCTCAACGAGGGCGCGCTCACCATCCCCGGCTACAGCATGGACGGCTGGTACGGCCGGATCTTCACCGGCTGCGGCTTCTTCGACCCGGACCAGCCGATCAGGAAGTTCACCAAGAAGCAGCTCGCCGACCTGCTCTACAAGGAACCGACCAAGATCAAGATCGACGGCATCAACCTGACCTACGAGGGCCTGATCCCGAAGATCCGCAAGTCGATGCTGTCCAAGGACGTCGAGGCGCTGCAACCGCACATCCGCGCCTTCGTCGAGCGGGCGGTGACGTTCCAGATCTGTCCCGAATGCGACGGCACCCGGCTCAGCGAGCAGGCCCGGTCGTCGAAGATCAAGGGCCGCGACATCGCCGAACTGTGCACCATGCAGATCAGCGATCTGGCCGAATGGGTCACCGACCTGGACGAGCCGTCGATGGCTCCACTGCTCGGATCGCTGCGCCACACCCTCGACTCGTTCGTGGAGATCGGCCTGGGCTACCTCTCGCTGGACCGGCCGGCGGGCACGCTGTCGGGCGGCGAGGCCCAGCGCGTCAAGATGATCCGCCACCTCGGATCCTCGCTCACCGATGTCACCTACGTCTTCGACGAGCCCACCGCCGGCCTGCACCCGCACGACATCCAGCGGATGAACAGCCTGCTGCTGCGGCTGCGGGACAAGGGCAACACGGTGCTCGTCGTCGAGCACAAGCCGGAGACGATCGCGATCGCCGACCACGTCGTCGACCTCGGCCCCGGCGCCGGCACGAACGGCGGCACGGTCTGTTTCGAGGGCACCGTCGAGGGGCTGCGGACCGGCGACACCGTCACCGGCCGCCACTTCGACGACCGGGCGGCCCTGAAGCAGGAGGTGCGCCGGCCCACCGGCGCGCTGGAGATCCGCGGCGCGACGGCGCACAACCTGCGCGATGTCGACGTCGACGTCCCGCTCGGGGTGCTCTGTGTCGTCACCGGCGTCGCCGGCTCCGGCAAGAGCTCGCTGATCCACGGCTCCATCCCCGCCCCCGAGGGCGTGGTGTCGGTCGACCAGGCGCCCATCCGCGGCTCCCGGCGCAGCAACCCGGCGACCTACACCGGACTGCTCGAACCGATCCGCAAGGCGTTCGCCAAGGCCACCGGCGCGAAGCCCGCGCTGTTCAGCGCCAATTCCGAGGGCGCCTGCCCCACCTGCAACGGCGCCGGGGTCATCTACACCGACCTCGGCATCATGACCGGCATGGAGACCACGTGCGAGGAGTGCGAGGGGAAGCGGTTCCAGGCATCGGTCCTCGAGTACCGCTTCGGCGGGCGCGATATCAGCGAGGTGCTCGCGATGTCGGTGGCCGAGGCCGAGGAGTTCTTCGGCGCGGGCGAGGCGCGCACGCCGGCCGCGCACAAGATCCTCGAGCGGCTCGCCGATGTCGGGCTCGGTTATCTCAAGATCGGGCAGCCGCTCACCACGCTGTCCGGCGGCGAGCGACAGCGGCTCAAGCTGGCCACGCACATGGCCGACAAGGGCGGGGTCTACGTCCTGGACGAGCCGACCACCGGCCTGCACCTCGCCGACGTCGAGCAGCTGCTCGGCCTGCTCGACCGGCTCGTCGACTCCGGCAAGTCGGTCATCGTCATCGAGCACCACCAGGCGGTGATGGCGCATGCCGACTGGATCATCGACCTCGGTCCCGGCGCCGGCCACGACGGCGGCCGGATCGTGTTCGAGGGCACGCCCGCCGACCTGGTCGCCGCCCGCTCCACCCTGACCGCCGAACACCTCGCCGACTATGTCGGCGCGCCCGCACGGGCCTCGTGA
- a CDS encoding DNA polymerase Y family protein: MEVRQRRESRVLALWCPDWSAAAAAAVADVPPTRPVVVLHANRVVACSAVARSGGVRRGLRRREAQARCPDLFVAQADPDRDARLFEPVVAAVDATVPGVEVLRPGLLVLAARGAIRFFGSAEAAAERLVDAVAAAGAECRIGIADELFTAVLAARRATLVPSGAGARFLAPLPVGELAVEPSLAAPERAELVDLLHRLGLRRIGDFAALTPAEVASRFGADAIRAHRCARAEPERSPSARPPAPDLTVEYRCDPPIDRVDAAAFAGRLLATRLHERLSAASVACTRLSIVAETAAGESLSRIWRCAEPITPEGAADRVRWQLDGWLTRRALSGPRGAGEPEFGTVYGRGAGEQGDGSNFTGPQDFSRPSGESDTGNEESVDLLGRERAATRVPFEKPGGRSGSGATGSSTTAPITVLRLEPVEVVSAGALQPGLWGDTGEGAERARRALVRVQGLLGGEAVRIGVLSGGRGPAERVTLVAVGDEQVPAADPALPWPGRLPEPAPAVILANHPDVVLEAADGTPVWITDRGLFTAEPARLHWSNRQWEVTGWAGPWPLDERWWTADRPGCTARAQILLDADVRALLLLGYDRAWHVEGLYE; the protein is encoded by the coding sequence ATGGAGGTGAGGCAGCGGCGGGAGTCCCGGGTGCTGGCGCTGTGGTGCCCGGACTGGTCGGCCGCTGCGGCGGCCGCGGTGGCCGATGTCCCGCCGACCCGGCCGGTGGTGGTGCTGCACGCCAATCGGGTGGTGGCGTGCTCGGCGGTGGCGCGGTCCGGGGGCGTGCGGCGCGGGCTGCGACGCCGGGAGGCGCAGGCTCGCTGCCCGGATCTATTTGTGGCGCAGGCGGATCCGGACCGGGACGCGCGGCTGTTCGAGCCTGTGGTGGCGGCCGTGGACGCGACGGTGCCCGGCGTGGAGGTGCTGCGGCCCGGATTGCTGGTGCTGGCCGCCCGCGGTGCCATCCGGTTCTTCGGCTCCGCGGAGGCGGCGGCCGAGCGGCTGGTCGACGCGGTGGCCGCGGCCGGGGCGGAGTGCCGGATCGGCATCGCCGACGAGCTGTTCACGGCGGTGCTCGCCGCCCGCCGGGCCACCCTCGTGCCGTCCGGAGCGGGCGCGCGATTCCTGGCGCCGCTGCCGGTGGGCGAGCTGGCCGTCGAACCGAGCCTGGCCGCTCCGGAGCGTGCCGAGCTGGTGGATCTGTTGCACCGCCTGGGATTGCGCCGGATCGGTGACTTCGCCGCGCTGACGCCGGCCGAGGTGGCCTCGCGCTTCGGCGCCGACGCGATCCGCGCGCACCGCTGCGCCCGCGCCGAACCCGAACGATCGCCGTCGGCCCGCCCGCCGGCTCCGGACCTGACGGTGGAGTATCGCTGCGATCCGCCGATCGACCGCGTCGATGCGGCCGCCTTCGCCGGGCGCCTGCTGGCCACCCGCCTGCACGAGCGGTTGTCCGCCGCGTCGGTGGCCTGCACCCGCCTGTCGATTGTTGCGGAAACCGCTGCCGGGGAAAGCCTTTCGCGAATCTGGCGATGCGCGGAACCGATCACCCCGGAGGGTGCCGCGGACCGGGTGCGCTGGCAGCTGGACGGCTGGCTCACCCGGCGGGCGCTGAGTGGGCCGCGCGGAGCGGGGGAGCCGGAATTCGGCACGGTTTACGGGCGGGGAGCCGGCGAGCAGGGAGACGGATCGAATTTCACTGGTCCGCAGGATTTTTCGAGACCATCCGGTGAATCCGATACCGGGAACGAGGAATCGGTCGACCTGCTCGGACGCGAGCGCGCGGCTACGCGGGTGCCATTCGAAAAGCCCGGAGGGAGAAGTGGATCCGGCGCTACCGGGAGTAGTACGACCGCCCCGATCACGGTGCTTCGGCTGGAGCCGGTCGAGGTGGTGTCGGCGGGTGCGCTGCAGCCCGGCCTGTGGGGTGACACGGGGGAAGGGGCCGAGCGCGCCCGCCGCGCCCTGGTCCGGGTGCAGGGCCTGCTGGGCGGGGAGGCCGTGCGGATCGGGGTGCTCAGCGGCGGCCGCGGCCCGGCCGAGCGCGTAACCCTGGTCGCGGTCGGCGACGAGCAGGTCCCCGCCGCCGACCCCGCGCTGCCGTGGCCCGGCAGGCTGCCCGAGCCCGCGCCCGCCGTGATCCTGGCCAACCACCCCGATGTGGTGCTGGAAGCCGCTGACGGAACCCCGGTGTGGATCACCGACCGCGGCCTGTTCACCGCCGAACCGGCCAGGCTGCACTGGAGCAACAGGCAGTGGGAGGTGACCGGCTGGGCCGGCCCCTGGCCGCTCGACGAGCGCTGGTGGACCGCCGACCGCCCCGGCTGCACCGCTCGTGCCCAGATCCTGCTGGATGCCGACGTCCGCGCCCTGCTGCTGCTCGGTTACGACCGGGCCTGGCATGTCGAGGGGCTGTACGAGTAG
- a CDS encoding class I SAM-dependent methyltransferase, producing MPAFADFDRRNYRTVDVATGYDGWAATYEQTVMDEMDLALLDRLRRPDWRRVRRAADLGCGTGRTGAWLRVRGVPRIDGVDLSKGMLSRARERGAHSSLAHGDVRETGLPSGAYDLVISSLIDEHLPDLAPFYAEARRLAAPGGTFVLVSYHPQFMMVTGMPTHYTAESGEPLAISTHLHLFSEHVTAGVAAGWQLTEAAETQIDDTWLTAKPQWAPLRGHPFTMALVWTLPG from the coding sequence ATGCCTGCTTTCGCGGATTTCGACCGGCGCAACTACCGCACCGTGGACGTCGCCACCGGTTACGACGGATGGGCGGCCACCTATGAGCAGACCGTCATGGACGAGATGGATCTCGCGCTGCTGGACCGGCTGCGGCGGCCGGACTGGCGCCGCGTGCGCCGGGCCGCGGATCTGGGCTGCGGTACCGGCCGCACCGGTGCGTGGCTGCGTGTTCGCGGGGTCCCCCGCATCGACGGTGTCGACCTGAGCAAGGGAATGCTGTCGCGGGCCCGCGAGCGCGGGGCGCACAGCAGCCTCGCCCACGGCGATGTGCGCGAGACCGGATTGCCCAGCGGCGCATACGATCTGGTGATCTCCTCGCTGATCGACGAGCACCTGCCCGACCTGGCGCCGTTCTACGCCGAGGCGCGGCGCCTGGCCGCACCCGGCGGCACCTTCGTCCTCGTCAGCTATCACCCGCAGTTCATGATGGTGACCGGGATGCCGACCCACTACACCGCCGAATCCGGTGAGCCACTGGCGATCAGCACCCATCTGCACCTGTTCAGCGAGCACGTGACCGCCGGGGTCGCGGCCGGATGGCAGCTCACCGAGGCCGCCGAGACTCAGATCGACGACACCTGGCTGACCGCCAAACCCCAGTGGGCGCCCCTGCGCGGCCACCCGTTCACCATGGCGCTGGTGTGGACGCTGCCGGGATAA
- a CDS encoding helix-turn-helix domain-containing protein, with the protein MQRTSFAEMHCSIGQTLERVGEWWTLLIVRDLHLGLHRFDDIAENLGISRNLLTRRLETLVTDGIVERRAYRERPPRHEYHLTEAGRDLVPALLALMTWGDKWATPPGGPPVRLVHRECGAEFTARVCCSACGEPVTTTNVITLAGPGAASGPGTRVLARRGQAAAEESGDSRRTP; encoded by the coding sequence ATGCAACGGACCAGCTTCGCGGAGATGCACTGCTCGATCGGGCAGACCCTGGAACGCGTCGGGGAGTGGTGGACGCTGCTGATCGTGCGGGACCTGCACCTGGGCCTGCACCGGTTCGACGACATCGCGGAAAACCTCGGCATCTCCCGGAACCTGCTCACTCGCCGGCTCGAGACGCTGGTCACCGACGGCATCGTGGAGCGCCGGGCGTATCGGGAGCGACCGCCGCGGCACGAATACCACCTCACCGAGGCCGGCCGTGACCTCGTGCCCGCGCTGCTGGCGCTGATGACCTGGGGCGACAAGTGGGCCACGCCGCCCGGCGGGCCCCCGGTACGCCTGGTGCACCGCGAGTGCGGCGCGGAATTCACCGCGCGGGTCTGCTGCTCGGCCTGCGGGGAGCCGGTGACCACTACGAACGTGATCACACTGGCAGGCCCCGGCGCCGCGTCCGGACCGGGAACGAGGGTGCTGGCCCGCCGCGGCCAGGCGGCAGCGGAGGAGTCCGGCGACTCGCGCCGAACCCCATAG